CGCATGCTCGCCATCGTAGCGCTGCACCAGGACCTCGTTCCAGCTGTTGAGGGTGATCTGGTCGAGGGTCAGCACCAGGTTCTCGCGCACCCCGGCGTAGCTCAGCGAGTCGGTGCGCTCGGTGGTCATCAGGATGTTCAGGTCGCGGTGATGGCGCAGCGGATCGACCCCGACATTCACCAGCAGCAGGATCTCGTCGGCCACGCTCGGTTGCAGCAGGCGCACCTCGCTGACCGTTTCCAGGGGCAGGGGGATGCTCTGTTGCAGGCTGCCGATCAGGTTGAACAGCTCGAACTCGCTCAGGTCGCTGGCGCCAGGGTGCAGGGCCAGGCGTGTGCCGCTGTCGATCACGCCGTTGCGATGGGCCCAGGTGAGCAGCTCGAGCAGTTCGCGGCAGCGCTTGATCGGGCTGAAGTGCTCCCACTCGTGCACGCCGAGGTTGCCGTTGTACAGGCCCCAGTGGTGGGTGCCCGGCTCCTTGCGGTTGGGCGAGTGCACCAGGGTCAGGGTGTCTTCGGCCAGGTCCGGGGCGATGCCCGGGTTGATCACCTCGATCTTGCCGGCCCGTCGCTCGAAGGCGGCGTACAGGCGCCGGCCGAGGACGTTGAGGTCGCGCTGGTCGGCGCGGCTGTTGGCGTTCTGCTGGCGGGCGAACTGGGTCAGGAAGCGGTAGCTGTGGTTCAGCTCGGCCACCAGCTCGCGGCGCTCGACCGCCACCTGGCGCACTTTCCACTGGCTGCGGCTGTCGAGCAACGCCAGCTGGCGCTCGTCCCAGCCCCATTCCTCGGTCAGGCGCCCGAGCAGCTGGCGCTGCCAGCCGCCGCTGCGGGTGCGGCCCAGGTCGCTTAGCTTCTTGTTCACTTTCAGGTACAGGCTGCGCCGCACCAGCTCCAGGCGCGTCGATTCGCCACGCTGAAGCAGGTAGCGTTCGATGCGCCGGTAGACCATGACGTAGGGGTCGAGCTCGTCCAGGTCCAGCTGGTTGGCGAACACGGCCTGCTTGTAATCCAGGCTCAGGCAGCGCACCTGCGGGTGTTCGCTGGCGTAAGCTTCGGTGAGCAGCAGCTTGAGCAGCGATTTGTAGGGCGAGTCGATGCCCTTGAACAGCTGCCACAGCCCAGCACCGACATACTCGCCAGGCGGTATGTGCGCCAGGTTGCCGAGGTCCAGGGCGTCGGTGATGCGGATGAAGCGCTTGGCCAGCAGGGTCTGGGTAAAGTCCCGGTAGTTATGCTCCTGGTACACCGGCACCAGCCACCACAGCGGCGTACGCCCGGCCAGCCAGATGGCGGTGCGGTAGAACTCGTCGAGCAGCAGGTAGTGCTGGGTGGTGCCGCAGTCGTCGGAGCTGAGCTGGCTGTCGCGCTCGCCCCGGACGAAGCCGCGTGGCTCGATCAGGAACAGGTGCGCCTCGGCGCCCTGGCTGGCGGCCCAGGCTTCGAGCAGCTGGCATTTGCGGCGCAGGTCGGCCAGGGCCTGCTCGTCCAGGTCGGGGGCGTGGCAGACCCAAAGGTCCATGTCACTCTGCTCGGCCTGAGCCAGGGTGCCCAGGCTGCCCATCAGGAACAGGCCGTGGATTGGTTGCTGCGGCTTGCCGTGGCGCGGTTTGTAGGTGAACGAGCGGGTCAGGCGCTGGGCCTCGGCCAGCAGGTCGCTGTCGGGCTCGAAGCCGGATACGCCGGCGGGGGTGGTGCCCGACACATAGCCCGGCAACAGCGGGTGATTGACGTGGAAGAACAGCGGCAACAGGGTGAGGACCAGTTGCTGGCGCGTGGACAGCCCTTCCATGGCCCGTGCCAGGCGGCCCTGGTTGATCTTCAGGAAGCGCGCGCGCAGCTTGGACAGCTCCTTACGGTCGATGCCTTGGTCGAGATCGGGGCGGATTTCATGGGGGTGGTACATTGCGCACTCAGGCAGGCCGGGGGAGCACTGGCGAGTTTAGCCTGAGTGGGGCGCTCGGATAAGGGGTTGCTGGGTTTTTGACGTCAGATTTGCAGCGCCTGTGCAAGCCATCGACGGTAAGCCCGCTCCTGCAGGTCTGCCGAGCTGCAGGAGCGGGAGCAGGGGTTCAGGCCGGCTGGGCGGATTTTGATTTGAGGATGGTCAGCAAAAGCCGGACGCTCTCAGCAGCATCGTTACCAAGGCTGGTGAGGTAACCGCCATCGGGTTGGTCGGTGAGCCCTTTGTCATGCAAGCGCTTGGCAGCGGCGACCAGGGCGGGGGAGGCGTCGCTGCTAACCTTGATGCCTTCCTGGTGGTTATCCAGGTTGAACTGAGAAAGGACTTCCAGTTCGGCGATCAGTTCGGGGGTAAAAGGCATGGGCAACTCCTGACTTCGAGACAAGGATGGAAGTCAGGAGTGTAGTCAGGCTTATTCGATGTCGCCTTGATCCGCCTCAGGTGGCAGCTCCGGCAGGGCCCGCAGGGCGGTTTCATACCATTCGGTGTTGAACGGACGGTCTTCGTCGAGCATGGCGTCGATTTCGATGGCCAGCACATGGGCCATGAGATTGAGGATGTCCTCGCGCTCGTAGCCGACCAGGGTCAGCTTGTTGAAGGTGGCCTTGGCCGCCGCGGGTTCGCCGCTTTCGATCTGGTTCTCGATGGCCTGGGTGAGGGTAGCCTCGGTGAAGGCTTCTTCGTCGTTGCCGTCGATCTCGTCGTGCTCGCTCATGGCGGTACTCCTGTGGTGAAGCGCATAGTGTGCCATGTCTGGGTTGGCAATGCCCGGCCATCAACGCCGAGCATGCCACTGGTCAAGGGCCGGGCAGGGGGCTATAACAGCCGGGCCAACCCCATACGGCCTTGGAGGCTGTCTCAATGCTCAAGCTTCATGGATTCGCAGTCAGCAACTACTACAACATGGTCAAGCTGGCCTTGCTGGAGAAGGGCGTGCCCTTCGAGGAGGTGCCGTTCTACGGCGGTCAGTTGCCTCAAGCCCTGGCCATCAGCCCTCGCGGCAAGGTTCCGGTGCTGGAGACCGAGCACGGTTTCATCAGCGAGACCGGAGTCATCCTCGACTACATCGAGCAGACCCAGCCGGGCAAGGCGCTGCTGCCGGCCGATGCCTTCGGGCAGGCCAAGGTGCGCGAGCTGCTGCGGGAAATCGAGCTGTATATCGAGCTGCCGGCGCGTACCTGCTACGCCGAGGCGTTCTTCGGCGCGGCGGTCGAACCGCTGATCAAGGAGCGGGCGCGGGCGGACCTGTTGGCGGGCTTCGCCACCCTCAAGCGCAACGGGCAGTTCCAGCCATACGTGGCCGGTGAGCAACTGACCATCGCCGACCTGATGTTCTGCTTCTCGGTCGACCTGGCCTGCGCGGTGGGCAAGAAGGTGCTCAATATCGACTTCCTGGCGGATTTCCCGCAAGCGAAGGCGCTGTTGCAGTTGCTGGGCGAGAACCCGCACATGGCGCGGATCGTGGCGGACAAGGATGCGGCGATGCCGGCGTTCCTGGAAATGATCAAGAGCAAGCGCTGACTGGCGTCGGGGCCTTTTGCTGGCAAGCCGGCTCCCACGGATACAGCGAAGCGCTGAGGGCTGTGTGATCGGAGTGGGAGCCGGCTTGCCGGCGAAAGGGCCGCAAAGCGGCCCCTGACTGCTTAGCGAGAAGCCAGCAAGGCCTTGCCGCGCGCGACGGCCGCGCGCACCTGGGCCGGCGCGGTGCCGCCGATGTGGTTGCGGGCGTTGACCGAACCTTCCAGGGTCAGTACGGCGAACACGTCCTGCTCGATCTGGTCGCTGAACTGGCGCAGTTCGTCCAGGCTCATCTCGGCCAGGTCCTTGCCGGTATCGACACCGTACTTCACCGCATGGCCGACGATCTCGTGGCAATCACGGAACGGCAGGCCGCGGCGCACCAGGTAGTCGGCCAGGTCCGTGGCGGTGGAGAAGCCGCGCAGGGCCGCTTCGCGCATGATCGCGTGCTTGGGCTTGATCGCCGGGATCATGTCGGCAAAGGCACGCAGTGAGTCGCGCAGGGTGTCGGCGGCGTCGAACAGCGGCTCTTTATCTTCCTGGTTGTCCTTGTTGTAGGCCAGCGGCTGGCCTTTCATCAGGGTCAGCAGGCCGGTCAGGGCGCCGAACACGCGGCCGCTCTTGCCGCGCACCAGCTCCGGCACGTCTGGGTTCTTCTTCTGCGGCATGATCGAGCTGCCGGTGCAGAAACGATCAGGCAGGTCGACGAACTGGAACTGGGCGCTAGTCCACAGCACCAGCTCTTCGGAGAAGCGCGACAGGTGCATCATCGCGATGCTCGCCGCCGAGCAGAATTCGATGGCGAAGTCGCGGTCCGAGACGCTGTCCAGCGAGTTGCCGCCCACGGCCTCGAAGCCCAGCAGCTTGCAGGTCAGTTCGCGGTCGATCGGGTAGGTGGTGCCGGCCAGGGCGGCGCTGCCCAGGGGCATGCGGTTGGCGCGCTTGCGGCAGTCCACCAGGCGCTCGTAGTCACGGCTGAGCATCTCGAACCAGGCCAGCAGGTGGTGGCCGAAGGTCACCGGCTGCGCGGTCTGCAGGTGGGTGAAGCCGGGCATGATGGTCTCGGCCTCGCGCTCGGCCTGCTCCAGCAGGCCCTGCTGCAGGCGGGTGATCTCGGCCAGGATCAGGTCGATCTCGTCGCGCAGCCACAGGCGGATGTCGGTGGCCACCTGGTCGTTGCGGCTGCGGCCGGTGTGCAGCTTCTTGCCGGTGATACCGATGCGGTCGGTCAGGCGCGCTTCGATGTTCATGTGCACGTCTTCGAGGTCGACGCGCCAGTCGAAGGAGCCGGCCTCGATTTCGCCCTGGATGGTCTTCAGGCCATCGATGATGGTGTCGCGCTCGGCATCGGTGAGGACGCCGACCTGCGCCAGCATGGTGGCGTGGGCGATCGAACCCATGATGTCGTGGCGGTACAGGCGCTTGTCGAAATCGACCGAGGCGGTGAAGCGGGCGACGAAGGCGTCGACGGGCTCACTGAAGCGGCCGCCCCAGGACTGATTGGTCTTGTCGGTGCTCATGGATTCACTCGTTGAAGGCGTGAACGGAAAAAGTGCGCCGATCATAGCAGGGTTGCGCCCGCCGCCGCAGGGCGCTGGTCGCGAGAATCGTCCCGTTACAAGGGGGGGCGGCATATTCAACGATTGAACGGCAGTGTTCCACGGAGCGTCTACAGTTGGACAAAGGACTGGCGGTGAATCTGCCAGACCAGTGAATCTTTGGCCTTCGCACCGGTCTGTAGCGTGACCGCGTTTCGGTCGCCCCACACTTGTCTACGCTATACCCGTGCGAGACTCACTCAGGAATCCAGCGCAATTATGAATGTCCTGATCGTTGATGATGAACCCCTGGCCCGCGAGCGCCTGAGCCGGCTGCTTGGCGAGCTGGAGGGGTACACCGTGATGGAGCCCAGCGCCACCAACGGCGAGGAGGCCCTGACCCTGATCGAAAGCCTCAAGCCCGATGTGGTGCTGCTGGATATCGGCATGCCGGGCCTCGATGGCCTGCAGGTCGCCGCCCGGCTGTGCGAACGCGAGTCGCCGCCGGCGGTGGTGTTCTGCACCGGCGACGATGAGTACGGCAGCGAAGCTTTCAGGGACAGCACCCTGAGCCATGTCGACAAGCCCATCCAGCCGCAGGCCCTGCGCGACGCCCTGCGCCGGGCAGAAAAACCCAACCGGGCCCAACTGGCCGCGCTGACCCGCCCCGCCAGCGATGCCGGTGGTGGCCCGCGCAGCCATATCAGTGCCCGTACCCGCAAAGGCATCGAGTTGATCCCCATTCCCCAGGTCATCTACTTCATCGCCGACCACAAGTACGTCACCCTGCGCCATGAGGCGGGCGAAGTGCTGCTTGACGAGCCGCTCAAGGCCCTGGAGGACGAGTTTGGCGAGCGTTTCGTGCGCATCCACCGCAACGCGCTGGTTGCCCGTGAGCGCATCGAGCGCCTGCAGCGCACGCCGCTGGGGCATTTCCAGCTCTATCTCAAGGGCCTGGACGGCGACGCCCTGACCGTCAGCCGCCGCCATGTGGCGGGGGTGCGCAAGATGATGCAGTCCTTGCACTGAATACCTGTTCGTAGCGTGGGAGCGGGCTTGCCCCGCGATGAGGTGTTGCCCGCCATCGCAATCGCGGGTCATGCCCGCTCCCGCGTGGCGCTTTGCTGATCTGAATCTGCGGGCACACCCAGAGGAGCTGTTATCATCGACCGCATTTCTCTGGATCGGTGCGCTTCATGTCCACTCGCGAAATCCGCATTGCCACCCGTAAAAGTGCCTTGGCCCTGTGGCAGGCCGAATACGTCAAAGCCCGCCTGGAGCAGGCGCATCCTGGTCTTCTGGTGACCCTGGTGCCGATGGTCAGCCGCGGCGACAAGCTGCTCGACGCGCCGCTGGCGAAGATCGGCGGCAAGGGCCTGTTCGTCAAGGAGCTGGAAACCGCCCTGCTCGACAACGAGGCCGACATCGCCGTGCACTCGATGAAGGACGTCCCCATGGACTTCCCCGAGGGCCTGGGCCTGTACTGCATCTGCGAGCGTGAAGACCCGCGCGACGCCTTCGTTTCCAACACCTTCGCCAGCCTCGAGGCCTTGCCGGCCGGCAGCATCGTCGGCACTTCCAGCCTGCGCCGCCAGGCCCAGTTGCTGGCGCGCCGGCCCGACCTCGAGATCCGTTTCCTGCGCGGCAACGTCAACACCCGCCTGGCCAAGCTCGATGCCGGCGAGTACGACGCCATCATCCTCGCCGCCGCCGGCCTGATTCGCCTCGGCTTCGAGGACCGCATCACTGCCTCCATCAGCGTCGATGACAGCCTGCCGGCGGGCGGCCAGGGCGCGGTGGGCATCGAATGCCGCAGCGCCGACGCCCAGA
This window of the Pseudomonas mosselii genome carries:
- a CDS encoding LytR/AlgR family response regulator transcription factor, whose translation is MNVLIVDDEPLARERLSRLLGELEGYTVMEPSATNGEEALTLIESLKPDVVLLDIGMPGLDGLQVAARLCERESPPAVVFCTGDDEYGSEAFRDSTLSHVDKPIQPQALRDALRRAEKPNRAQLAALTRPASDAGGGPRSHISARTRKGIELIPIPQVIYFIADHKYVTLRHEAGEVLLDEPLKALEDEFGERFVRIHRNALVARERIERLQRTPLGHFQLYLKGLDGDALTVSRRHVAGVRKMMQSLH
- the argH gene encoding argininosuccinate lyase; amino-acid sequence: MSTDKTNQSWGGRFSEPVDAFVARFTASVDFDKRLYRHDIMGSIAHATMLAQVGVLTDAERDTIIDGLKTIQGEIEAGSFDWRVDLEDVHMNIEARLTDRIGITGKKLHTGRSRNDQVATDIRLWLRDEIDLILAEITRLQQGLLEQAEREAETIMPGFTHLQTAQPVTFGHHLLAWFEMLSRDYERLVDCRKRANRMPLGSAALAGTTYPIDRELTCKLLGFEAVGGNSLDSVSDRDFAIEFCSAASIAMMHLSRFSEELVLWTSAQFQFVDLPDRFCTGSSIMPQKKNPDVPELVRGKSGRVFGALTGLLTLMKGQPLAYNKDNQEDKEPLFDAADTLRDSLRAFADMIPAIKPKHAIMREAALRGFSTATDLADYLVRRGLPFRDCHEIVGHAVKYGVDTGKDLAEMSLDELRQFSDQIEQDVFAVLTLEGSVNARNHIGGTAPAQVRAAVARGKALLASR
- a CDS encoding TIGR02647 family protein, whose amino-acid sequence is MPFTPELIAELEVLSQFNLDNHQEGIKVSSDASPALVAAAKRLHDKGLTDQPDGGYLTSLGNDAAESVRLLLTILKSKSAQPA
- a CDS encoding glutathione S-transferase yields the protein MLKLHGFAVSNYYNMVKLALLEKGVPFEEVPFYGGQLPQALAISPRGKVPVLETEHGFISETGVILDYIEQTQPGKALLPADAFGQAKVRELLREIELYIELPARTCYAEAFFGAAVEPLIKERARADLLAGFATLKRNGQFQPYVAGEQLTIADLMFCFSVDLACAVGKKVLNIDFLADFPQAKALLQLLGENPHMARIVADKDAAMPAFLEMIKSKR
- a CDS encoding class I adenylate cyclase; the protein is MYHPHEIRPDLDQGIDRKELSKLRARFLKINQGRLARAMEGLSTRQQLVLTLLPLFFHVNHPLLPGYVSGTTPAGVSGFEPDSDLLAEAQRLTRSFTYKPRHGKPQQPIHGLFLMGSLGTLAQAEQSDMDLWVCHAPDLDEQALADLRRKCQLLEAWAASQGAEAHLFLIEPRGFVRGERDSQLSSDDCGTTQHYLLLDEFYRTAIWLAGRTPLWWLVPVYQEHNYRDFTQTLLAKRFIRITDALDLGNLAHIPPGEYVGAGLWQLFKGIDSPYKSLLKLLLTEAYASEHPQVRCLSLDYKQAVFANQLDLDELDPYVMVYRRIERYLLQRGESTRLELVRRSLYLKVNKKLSDLGRTRSGGWQRQLLGRLTEEWGWDERQLALLDSRSQWKVRQVAVERRELVAELNHSYRFLTQFARQQNANSRADQRDLNVLGRRLYAAFERRAGKIEVINPGIAPDLAEDTLTLVHSPNRKEPGTHHWGLYNGNLGVHEWEHFSPIKRCRELLELLTWAHRNGVIDSGTRLALHPGASDLSEFELFNLIGSLQQSIPLPLETVSEVRLLQPSVADEILLLVNVGVDPLRHHRDLNILMTTERTDSLSYAGVRENLVLTLDQITLNSWNEVLVQRYDGEHALVRCLRDFLNSLGLRSHRPRVRVRCYCHNRAQAISQRVEDIFDTVQLLLDQGLNHRYLLQVAQHTHILDLQPGQITLASLADHDAVLAALGEERSRYSPLHLDAHALQDHDLPLVLAQGRPGCIQVFYRLFEGWADLYVLDEHNALWQQRLPLQDEQHLLLPLQRFLQSMLMRRDAQLPLDSLPLASLDILYYQLLPSGLGKARSLEPRQTPMDSQNQAYYEVQAILQAGTGDGVHVTLYCDQQEFSELEHGDQLYAVVARQILGQRRSSGRYRCYITDLDLSELLEDEQGSTSLYLRYKRELEQALNDGLEQLQARLEP
- the hemC gene encoding hydroxymethylbilane synthase, translating into MSTREIRIATRKSALALWQAEYVKARLEQAHPGLLVTLVPMVSRGDKLLDAPLAKIGGKGLFVKELETALLDNEADIAVHSMKDVPMDFPEGLGLYCICEREDPRDAFVSNTFASLEALPAGSIVGTSSLRRQAQLLARRPDLEIRFLRGNVNTRLAKLDAGEYDAIILAAAGLIRLGFEDRITASISVDDSLPAGGQGAVGIECRSADAQIHALLAPLHHADTADRVVAERALNKRLNGGCQVPIACYAVLEGEQLWLRGLVGQPSGGTLLVAEARAPRADAERLGVQVAEDLLGQGAEAILKEVYGEAGHP